A window of Panicum virgatum strain AP13 chromosome 8K, P.virgatum_v5, whole genome shotgun sequence contains these coding sequences:
- the LOC120644580 gene encoding probable protein S-acyltransferase 6 translates to MKGRSLFKSPLPRSYLSDTSSASSSSAAVATHRVYQVWRGKNRFLCGGRLIFGPDASSIVLTAALIMTPLALFVAFVSFRVADLIGKPLGTAVPATAMAVGVFDVVVLVLTSGRDPGIIPRSARPPEPDDGDSTASPAGGGAPSWSLPPTRDVYVNGMVVKVKYCHTCMLYRPPRCSHCSVCNNCVDRFDHHCPWVGQCIGRRNYRFFFLFISSTTFLCLYVFGFSWVNLLLISRRYGVGLGGAVAEYSPVSGFLIAYTFVTAWFVGGLTAFHSYLVCTNQTTYENFRYRYEGKANPFNRGAAANVAEIFFSPIPPSRNDFRAKVSPADPDAAALYYLGPLSSESRISFYTRASLSFDMAKASFDLGYSAKRTSVASSSDFGDIYGGGEGSHVSTAAHQQQPRHSIFGGPGREPKKVEEEADAVTAELGATMQQYAGAGRPRGWEFEAV, encoded by the exons ATGAAGGGGAGGTCGCTGTTCAAGAGCCCTCTCCCCCGCAGCTACCTCTCCGACACCTCCagcgcctcgtcgtcgtcggccgccgtcgccacccacCGCGTCTACCAAGTCTGGAGAGGAAAGAAT AGATTCCTCTGCGGCGGCCGGCTCATCTTCGGCCCGGACGCCAGCTCCATCGTGCTCACGGCGGCGCTCATCATGACGCCGCTCGCGCTCTTCGTCGCCTTCGTCTCGTTCCGCGTCGCTGACCTCATCGGCAAGCCGCTCGGCACCGCCGTCCCGGCGACCGCCATGGCCGTCGGCGTATTC GAcgtggtggtgctggtgctgaCCTCCGGGCGGGACCCCGGCATCATCCCCCGGagcgcgcggccgccggagcccgacgacggcgacagcacggcctcccccgccggcggcggcgcgccgtcgTGGTCGCTCCCGCCGACGCGCGACGTGTACGTGAACGGCATGGTGGTCAAGGTCAAGTACTGCCACACGTGCATGCTCTaccggccgccgcgctgctcccACTGCTCCGTCTGCAACAACTGCGTCGACCGCTTCGACCACCACTGCCCCTGGGTCGGCCAGTGCATCGGCCGCCGGAACTaccgcttcttcttcctcttcatctcctCCACCACGTTCCTGTGCCTCTACGTGTTCGGCTTCTCCTGGGTGAACCTGCTGCTCATCTCGCGGCGGTACGGCGtggggctcggcggcgccgtcgcggaGTACTCGCCGGTGTCGGGCTTCCTCATCGCCTACACCTTCGTCACCGCGTGGTTCGTCGGCGGGCTCACGGCGTTCCACTCGTACCTCGTCTGCACCAACCAGACCACGTACGAGAACTTCCGGTACCGGTACGAGGGGAAGGCCAACCCCTTcaaccgcggcgccgccgccaacgtcGCCGAGATCTTCTTCTCGCCGATCCCGCCGTCGAGGAACGACTTCCGGGCCAAGGTCTCCCCGGCcgaccccgacgccgccgcgctctaCTACCTCGGCCCGCTCTCGTCCGAGTCGCGGATCAGCTTCTACACCCGGGCCAGCCTCAGCTTCGACATGGCCAAGGCCAGCTTCGACCTCGGCTACTCCGCCAAGCGCACCAGCGTCGCGTCGTCCTCCGACTTCGGCGACAtctacggcggcggcgaaggcagccacgtctcgacggcggcgcaccagcagcagccgcggcactccatcttcggCGGCCCGGGCAGGGAGCCCaagaaggtggaggaggaggccgacgcggtcacggcggagctcggggcgaCCATGCAGCagtacgccggcgccggccggccgcgcgggtGGGAGTTCGAGGCGGTGTGA